A part of Salvelinus alpinus chromosome 23, SLU_Salpinus.1, whole genome shotgun sequence genomic DNA contains:
- the pask gene encoding PAS domain-containing serine/threonine-protein kinase isoform X1, with the protein MSLWTESRWTENQGNPRAKGDTVHVVKDDDSDLLEDDSFDLNKSYPCVGRPLYKGQALERWRFPGFIAGDSQNSCSSVAMRDIQIPSRHGSGSHSQSDSLSTVSESDRTLLSLLTCAGGFALSGPPAVHNPNKAVLTVDCKSTKILAANVKACTLFECTSNDLIGQKLSCFLKKTNQVLEEALSEGCLQTDGNVAVVSGKVLDAVSQRGTEVPVSVWTQRQSQEGQHCLVMMERVERISAHVSFSQDGSILSCDLVFAHLHGYRQTEELTGMSIREMIPSLHIPLHSRALPKMLRVQRVTSRCRGGTSLLLCIKLQGAVVCGKPQQRKDEDGLGCPEPQNTPGGPEDQQGSPVSSLVCRAPLPEHCENGKELSSGVKENSSLLSPGSGLVYSGMVWVFAPLSGLLTLHPDGSINSIHNHLSLSLLGFGNAELQGKDVTFLIPAFYDWFCGLENGVITLPQQPGGELLHTGSSHPSNTDPCVYSGHPNPVPAASTVTHPIPTFPMGGKLQQGKDPSSLLAGDMAMVQKEEQGRNLSTGKGRIFTGSSTRLEQQDSTPSTLDPPEVTSTPMIRVDDTAELMEDAAQVAPCPSQCDSGDNTHDLLQSFALVERGEVLCLSLIHPPTCSPGGQPLSGVGPGTPTMDERSRARPCRPTPYHAKDPQQLCDLSAVQDSSFEVISLGSRSSSGFCEKWAGCHGGSSPTAVTSRTAQVVDSASCYLDLDTNGELVTRAMADLNLSGVLELPGVGGDDDFSHTSVDTAELLRTPSPYVVESDQEEGPGCVEVRNSQLKGLAGEDERDQWAVFSVLHNVQSQDSRQMNGEMQLISDAPPNTSTPKKQQENECAKTPQHITEGSYDGSVYHRDGTRIEVQCEIRRAELHGARCVFCVWLSRPGQQEDMLHHSGNRASLQNSSSLSLGEAILEASRGGAGEALLSTLDLDHSRACDGQFSELYQPLHAVGKGAFGFVWQACRRSDREKVVVKFIRKGRIVSECWVDDPVLGRVSQEVAILTRLTHHNIVKVLEVFENEGYFQMVMEKHGEGLDLFEFIDKQPQLDEPLASYIFRQLVAAVVYLRNEGILHRDIKDENIIINTEFHIRLIDFGSAIPLAPGKLFYTFCGTLEYCSPEVLKGNPYSGPELELWSLGVLLYTLLFGENPFCDMEETLQSKLKPPFPVSPDLHAMLSGMLQPDPQQRMTLEQLLLQPWIRQPICLADYSWEEVFPYCKSHAPPQYHESVPGDFLGQGLYPDTRDDSSLPSDDDDERSMAAMTTELMKYLSDE; encoded by the exons ATGTCGCTGTGGACTGAGTCCCGTTGGACAGAGAATCAAGGCAACCCTCGTGCTAAAGGGGACACAGTTCATGTTGTCAAGGATGATGACTCGGACCTCCTGGAGGATGACTCATTTGACCTAAACAAGTCCTATCCGTGTGTCGGGCGGCCACTGTACAAGGGCCAGGCTCTAGAACGCTGGCGTTTTCCTGGATTCATAGCAG GTGATTCTCAGAACTCCTGTAGCTCTGTGGCTATGCGAGACATTCAGATCCCCAGCCGGCACGGCTCAGGATCACACAGCCAGTCAGACTCGCTGTCCACTGTGTCTGAGTCAGACAGAACCCTGCTCAGCCTTCTGACCTGTGCAGGAGGCTTTGCGCTCTCAGGACCTCCAGCTGTCCACAACCCCAACAAGGCAGTCCTCACTGTAGACTGCAAGAGCACAAAG ATATTGGCTGCAAATGTGAAGGCATGCACATTGTTTGAGTGCACCAGCAATGATCTGATTGGACAAAAGCTGTCCTGCTTCCTGAAGAAGACCAATCAGGTCCTGGAAGAAGCTTTAAGTGAGGGGTGTCTTCAGACAGATGGAAATGTAGCAGTGGTGTCTGGGAAAGTG TTGGATGCAGTGAGCCAGCGTGGTACTGAGGTCCCCGTGTCTGTATGGACCCAGAGACAGTCACAGGAAGGACAGCATTGCCTGGTCATGATGGAGCGTGTGGAGAGAATCTCAGCCCATGTCTCCTTCTCACAAGAT GGGAGCATCCTGAGCTGTGACCTGGTCTTTGCCCATCTGCATGGTTACAGGCAGACTGAGGAGCTGACAGGGATGTCTATCAGAGAGATGATCCCCTCTCTACACATCCCCCTCCACAGCCGCGCTCTGCCCAAg ATGCTGAGGGTCCAGAGGGTGACCAGTCGATGCAGGGGGggaacctccctcctcctctgtatTAAACTCCAGGGGGCAGTGGTGTGTGGTAAACCCCAGCAGCGGAAGGATGAGGATGGGTTGGGCTGCCCAGAACCCCAAAACACCCCTGGTGGACCTGAGGACCAGCAGGGTTCCCCCGTCTCCTCCCTAGTCTGCAGAGCACCACTGCCAGAACATTGTGAAAATGGAAAGGAACTGTCCTCTG GAGTTAAAGAGAACAGCAGCCTCCTCTCCCCTGGTTCGGGGCTGGTGTATTCTGGGATGGTGTGGGTGTTTGCCCCTCTCAGCGGTCTCCTCACCCTCCACCCTGATGGCTCTATCAACAGCATCCACAACCACCTGTCCCTCAGTCTCCTGGGCTTTGGGAACGCGGAGCTACAGGGGAAG GATGTCACGTTCCTGATTCCTGCCTTCTATGATTGGTTCTGTGGCTTGGAGAATGGTGTCATTACCCTACCCCAACAACCAGGGGGTGAGCTTCTACACACTGGCTCATCACACCCCTCCAACACAG ACCCCTGTGTATACTCTGGTCATCCTAACCCTGTCCCTGCTGCTAGCACAGTCACTCATCCCATTCCCACATTCCCAATGGGAGGCAAACTTCAACAGGGAAAAG ACCCCAGCTCTCTGCTGGCTGGTGACATGGCCATGGTGCAAAAGGAAGAACAGGGGAGAAACCTCTCCACCGGGAAGGGCAGGATCTTCACTGGCTCCAGTACCAGACTGGAGCAGCAGGACAGCACTCCCTCCACCCTGGACCCTCCGGAGGTTACCTCCACACCCATGATCAG GGTTGATGACACTGCAGAACTGATGGAAGATGCTGCCCAGGTGGCCCCGTGTCCCAGCCAGTGTGACAGTGGAGACAACACCCACGACCTGCTACAGTCCTTTGCCCTGGTGGAGAGAGGCGAGGTACTCTGCCTGTCACTCATTCACCCTCCAACCTGTAGCCCAGGAGGGCAACCCCTCAGTGGGGTGGGACCAG GCACTCCAACCATGGATGAGCGCAGCCGAGCACGGCCCTGCCGCCCTACCCCATACCATGCCAAAGACCCCCAGCAGCTGTGTGACCTGTCAGCTGTGCAGGACTCCAGCTTCGAGGTGATCTCCCTGGGCAGCCGCTCCTCCTCAGGGTTCTGTGAGAAGTGGGCTGGGTGTCATGGGGGGTCCAGCCCGACGGCGGTCACCTCCCGGACAGCCCAGGTTGTGGACTCGGCCAGCTGCTACCTGGACCTGGACACCAATGGGGAGCTGGTGACTCGGGCCATGGCCGACCTGAACCTGAGTGGAGTTCTAGAGCTGCCTGGTGTTGGAGGTGATGATGACTTCTCACATACCTCTGTTGATACCGCCGAGCTCCTGCGTACCCCTTCACCGTACGTGGTCGAGTCCGACCAGGAAGAGGGACCCGGATGTGTGGAGGTCCGGAACAGTCAATTAAAAGGACTGGCGGGGGAGGACGAACGTGATCAGTGGGCTGTGTTCTCTGTTCTCCACAACGTCCAAAGCCAAGACTCTAGACAGATGAATGGAGAGATGCAGTTGATCTCGGATGCCCCTCCCAACACCTCCACCCCTAAGAAGCAGCAGGAGAATGAGTGCGCCAAGACCCCACAGCACATCACAGAGGGGAGCTATGATGGAAGTGTTTACCACAGGGATGGAACAAGAATTG AGGTGCAGTGTGAGATCCGTAGGGCTGAGCTTCATGGGGCtaggtgtgtgttctgtgtgtggctGAGCAGGCCTGGACAGCAGGAGGACATGTTGCATCATAGTGGCAACAGAGCTTCACTACAAAACTCATCCTCACTCAGTCTGGGAGAG GCTATCTTGGAGGCCAGCCGTGGCGGTGCCGGTGAGGCGCTGCTCTCCACTTTGGACCTGGACCATTCCCGTGCGTGCGATGGGCAGTTCTCAGAGCTGTACCAGCCGCTCCACGCCGTGGGGAAAGGGGCCTTCGGCTTCGTGTGGCAGGCCTGCAGACGCTCtgacagagagaag GTGGTGGTGAAGTTTATCAGGAAGGGAAGGATAGTCAGTGAATGCTGGGTGGATGACCCCGTGCTGGGCCGCGTCAGTCAGGAGGTCGCCATACTCACCCGTCTGACACACCACAACATCGTCAAG GTCCTGGAGGTGTTTGAGAACGAGGGTTATTTCCAGATGGTGATGGAAAAGCATGGGGAGGGTCTGGACCTGTTTGAGTTCATAGACAAACAGCCCCAGCTGGACGAGCCTCTGGCCAGCTACATCTTCAGACAG ttggtGGCAGCGGTGGTGTATCTGAGGAACGAAGGCATCCTCCACAGGGACATCAAGGATGAGAACATCATCATTAACACAGAGTTCCACATCAGACTCATAGACTTTGGCTCTGCTATCCCGCTGGCTCCAGGGAAGCTGTTCTACACCTTCTGTGGCACACTGGAGTACTGCTCCCCAGAGGTGCTGAAGGGCAACCC CTACAGCGGTCCAGAGCTGGAGTTGTGGTCTCTGGGGGTGCTGCTCTACACATTGCTGTTCGGTGAGAACCCTTTCTGCGACATGGAGGAGACCCTGCAGTCCAAACTCAAGCCCCCCTTCCCTGTCTCGCCAG ACCTGCATGCTATGCTGTCAGGAATGCTGCAGCCTGACCCCCAACAGAGAATGACCCTGGAGCAGCTCCTGCTGCAGCCCTGGATTCGCCAGCCCATCTGCCTGGCTGACTACAGCTGGGAGGAAGTGTTCCCCTACTGCAAGAGCCACG CTCCCCCACAGTACCACGAGTCTGTTCCTGGGGACTTTCTAGGCCAGGGCTTGTACCCGGACACTAGAGATGATTCTTCACTTCCTTCTGATGATGACGATGAGAGGTCCATGGCCGCCATGACAACTGAGCTCATGAAGTACCTCTCTGATGAATGA
- the pask gene encoding PAS domain-containing serine/threonine-protein kinase isoform X2: protein MSLWTESRWTENQGNPRAKGDTVHVVKDDDSDLLEDDSFDLNKSYPCVGRPLYKGQALERWRFPGFIAGDSQNSCSSVAMRDIQIPSRHGSGSHSQSDSLSTVSESDRTLLSLLTCAGGFALSGPPAVHNPNKAVLTVDCKSTKILAANVKACTLFECTSNDLIGQKLSCFLKKTNQVLEEALSEGCLQTDGNVAVVSGKVLDAVSQRGTEVPVSVWTQRQSQEGQHCLVMMERVERISAHVSFSQDGSILSCDLVFAHLHGYRQTEELTGMSIREMIPSLHIPLHSRALPKMLRVQRVTSRCRGGTSLLLCIKLQGAVVCGKPQQRKDEDGLGCPEPQNTPGGPEDQQGSPVSSLVCRAPLPEHCENGKELSSGVKENSSLLSPGSGLVYSGMVWVFAPLSGLLTLHPDGSINSIHNHLSLSLLGFGNAELQGKDVTFLIPAFYDWFCGLENGVITLPQQPGDPCVYSGHPNPVPAASTVTHPIPTFPMGGKLQQGKDPSSLLAGDMAMVQKEEQGRNLSTGKGRIFTGSSTRLEQQDSTPSTLDPPEVTSTPMIRVDDTAELMEDAAQVAPCPSQCDSGDNTHDLLQSFALVERGEVLCLSLIHPPTCSPGGQPLSGVGPGTPTMDERSRARPCRPTPYHAKDPQQLCDLSAVQDSSFEVISLGSRSSSGFCEKWAGCHGGSSPTAVTSRTAQVVDSASCYLDLDTNGELVTRAMADLNLSGVLELPGVGGDDDFSHTSVDTAELLRTPSPYVVESDQEEGPGCVEVRNSQLKGLAGEDERDQWAVFSVLHNVQSQDSRQMNGEMQLISDAPPNTSTPKKQQENECAKTPQHITEGSYDGSVYHRDGTRIEVQCEIRRAELHGARCVFCVWLSRPGQQEDMLHHSGNRASLQNSSSLSLGEAILEASRGGAGEALLSTLDLDHSRACDGQFSELYQPLHAVGKGAFGFVWQACRRSDREKVVVKFIRKGRIVSECWVDDPVLGRVSQEVAILTRLTHHNIVKVLEVFENEGYFQMVMEKHGEGLDLFEFIDKQPQLDEPLASYIFRQLVAAVVYLRNEGILHRDIKDENIIINTEFHIRLIDFGSAIPLAPGKLFYTFCGTLEYCSPEVLKGNPYSGPELELWSLGVLLYTLLFGENPFCDMEETLQSKLKPPFPVSPDLHAMLSGMLQPDPQQRMTLEQLLLQPWIRQPICLADYSWEEVFPYCKSHAPPQYHESVPGDFLGQGLYPDTRDDSSLPSDDDDERSMAAMTTELMKYLSDE from the exons ATGTCGCTGTGGACTGAGTCCCGTTGGACAGAGAATCAAGGCAACCCTCGTGCTAAAGGGGACACAGTTCATGTTGTCAAGGATGATGACTCGGACCTCCTGGAGGATGACTCATTTGACCTAAACAAGTCCTATCCGTGTGTCGGGCGGCCACTGTACAAGGGCCAGGCTCTAGAACGCTGGCGTTTTCCTGGATTCATAGCAG GTGATTCTCAGAACTCCTGTAGCTCTGTGGCTATGCGAGACATTCAGATCCCCAGCCGGCACGGCTCAGGATCACACAGCCAGTCAGACTCGCTGTCCACTGTGTCTGAGTCAGACAGAACCCTGCTCAGCCTTCTGACCTGTGCAGGAGGCTTTGCGCTCTCAGGACCTCCAGCTGTCCACAACCCCAACAAGGCAGTCCTCACTGTAGACTGCAAGAGCACAAAG ATATTGGCTGCAAATGTGAAGGCATGCACATTGTTTGAGTGCACCAGCAATGATCTGATTGGACAAAAGCTGTCCTGCTTCCTGAAGAAGACCAATCAGGTCCTGGAAGAAGCTTTAAGTGAGGGGTGTCTTCAGACAGATGGAAATGTAGCAGTGGTGTCTGGGAAAGTG TTGGATGCAGTGAGCCAGCGTGGTACTGAGGTCCCCGTGTCTGTATGGACCCAGAGACAGTCACAGGAAGGACAGCATTGCCTGGTCATGATGGAGCGTGTGGAGAGAATCTCAGCCCATGTCTCCTTCTCACAAGAT GGGAGCATCCTGAGCTGTGACCTGGTCTTTGCCCATCTGCATGGTTACAGGCAGACTGAGGAGCTGACAGGGATGTCTATCAGAGAGATGATCCCCTCTCTACACATCCCCCTCCACAGCCGCGCTCTGCCCAAg ATGCTGAGGGTCCAGAGGGTGACCAGTCGATGCAGGGGGggaacctccctcctcctctgtatTAAACTCCAGGGGGCAGTGGTGTGTGGTAAACCCCAGCAGCGGAAGGATGAGGATGGGTTGGGCTGCCCAGAACCCCAAAACACCCCTGGTGGACCTGAGGACCAGCAGGGTTCCCCCGTCTCCTCCCTAGTCTGCAGAGCACCACTGCCAGAACATTGTGAAAATGGAAAGGAACTGTCCTCTG GAGTTAAAGAGAACAGCAGCCTCCTCTCCCCTGGTTCGGGGCTGGTGTATTCTGGGATGGTGTGGGTGTTTGCCCCTCTCAGCGGTCTCCTCACCCTCCACCCTGATGGCTCTATCAACAGCATCCACAACCACCTGTCCCTCAGTCTCCTGGGCTTTGGGAACGCGGAGCTACAGGGGAAG GATGTCACGTTCCTGATTCCTGCCTTCTATGATTGGTTCTGTGGCTTGGAGAATGGTGTCATTACCCTACCCCAACAACCAGGGG ACCCCTGTGTATACTCTGGTCATCCTAACCCTGTCCCTGCTGCTAGCACAGTCACTCATCCCATTCCCACATTCCCAATGGGAGGCAAACTTCAACAGGGAAAAG ACCCCAGCTCTCTGCTGGCTGGTGACATGGCCATGGTGCAAAAGGAAGAACAGGGGAGAAACCTCTCCACCGGGAAGGGCAGGATCTTCACTGGCTCCAGTACCAGACTGGAGCAGCAGGACAGCACTCCCTCCACCCTGGACCCTCCGGAGGTTACCTCCACACCCATGATCAG GGTTGATGACACTGCAGAACTGATGGAAGATGCTGCCCAGGTGGCCCCGTGTCCCAGCCAGTGTGACAGTGGAGACAACACCCACGACCTGCTACAGTCCTTTGCCCTGGTGGAGAGAGGCGAGGTACTCTGCCTGTCACTCATTCACCCTCCAACCTGTAGCCCAGGAGGGCAACCCCTCAGTGGGGTGGGACCAG GCACTCCAACCATGGATGAGCGCAGCCGAGCACGGCCCTGCCGCCCTACCCCATACCATGCCAAAGACCCCCAGCAGCTGTGTGACCTGTCAGCTGTGCAGGACTCCAGCTTCGAGGTGATCTCCCTGGGCAGCCGCTCCTCCTCAGGGTTCTGTGAGAAGTGGGCTGGGTGTCATGGGGGGTCCAGCCCGACGGCGGTCACCTCCCGGACAGCCCAGGTTGTGGACTCGGCCAGCTGCTACCTGGACCTGGACACCAATGGGGAGCTGGTGACTCGGGCCATGGCCGACCTGAACCTGAGTGGAGTTCTAGAGCTGCCTGGTGTTGGAGGTGATGATGACTTCTCACATACCTCTGTTGATACCGCCGAGCTCCTGCGTACCCCTTCACCGTACGTGGTCGAGTCCGACCAGGAAGAGGGACCCGGATGTGTGGAGGTCCGGAACAGTCAATTAAAAGGACTGGCGGGGGAGGACGAACGTGATCAGTGGGCTGTGTTCTCTGTTCTCCACAACGTCCAAAGCCAAGACTCTAGACAGATGAATGGAGAGATGCAGTTGATCTCGGATGCCCCTCCCAACACCTCCACCCCTAAGAAGCAGCAGGAGAATGAGTGCGCCAAGACCCCACAGCACATCACAGAGGGGAGCTATGATGGAAGTGTTTACCACAGGGATGGAACAAGAATTG AGGTGCAGTGTGAGATCCGTAGGGCTGAGCTTCATGGGGCtaggtgtgtgttctgtgtgtggctGAGCAGGCCTGGACAGCAGGAGGACATGTTGCATCATAGTGGCAACAGAGCTTCACTACAAAACTCATCCTCACTCAGTCTGGGAGAG GCTATCTTGGAGGCCAGCCGTGGCGGTGCCGGTGAGGCGCTGCTCTCCACTTTGGACCTGGACCATTCCCGTGCGTGCGATGGGCAGTTCTCAGAGCTGTACCAGCCGCTCCACGCCGTGGGGAAAGGGGCCTTCGGCTTCGTGTGGCAGGCCTGCAGACGCTCtgacagagagaag GTGGTGGTGAAGTTTATCAGGAAGGGAAGGATAGTCAGTGAATGCTGGGTGGATGACCCCGTGCTGGGCCGCGTCAGTCAGGAGGTCGCCATACTCACCCGTCTGACACACCACAACATCGTCAAG GTCCTGGAGGTGTTTGAGAACGAGGGTTATTTCCAGATGGTGATGGAAAAGCATGGGGAGGGTCTGGACCTGTTTGAGTTCATAGACAAACAGCCCCAGCTGGACGAGCCTCTGGCCAGCTACATCTTCAGACAG ttggtGGCAGCGGTGGTGTATCTGAGGAACGAAGGCATCCTCCACAGGGACATCAAGGATGAGAACATCATCATTAACACAGAGTTCCACATCAGACTCATAGACTTTGGCTCTGCTATCCCGCTGGCTCCAGGGAAGCTGTTCTACACCTTCTGTGGCACACTGGAGTACTGCTCCCCAGAGGTGCTGAAGGGCAACCC CTACAGCGGTCCAGAGCTGGAGTTGTGGTCTCTGGGGGTGCTGCTCTACACATTGCTGTTCGGTGAGAACCCTTTCTGCGACATGGAGGAGACCCTGCAGTCCAAACTCAAGCCCCCCTTCCCTGTCTCGCCAG ACCTGCATGCTATGCTGTCAGGAATGCTGCAGCCTGACCCCCAACAGAGAATGACCCTGGAGCAGCTCCTGCTGCAGCCCTGGATTCGCCAGCCCATCTGCCTGGCTGACTACAGCTGGGAGGAAGTGTTCCCCTACTGCAAGAGCCACG CTCCCCCACAGTACCACGAGTCTGTTCCTGGGGACTTTCTAGGCCAGGGCTTGTACCCGGACACTAGAGATGATTCTTCACTTCCTTCTGATGATGACGATGAGAGGTCCATGGCCGCCATGACAACTGAGCTCATGAAGTACCTCTCTGATGAATGA